A window from Telopea speciosissima isolate NSW1024214 ecotype Mountain lineage chromosome 8, Tspe_v1, whole genome shotgun sequence encodes these proteins:
- the LOC122671089 gene encoding pentatricopeptide repeat-containing protein At3g62890-like, whose translation MPPLSHSPFVNSKYRALEEDIFSLLSASTSFTHILQIHARIFTLGLHQNNFIATRLVNLCSSTSSVNHACLTFHHIANPTVGLWNAFIRTLSQKKLPFETLSTYTQMKKARIPPDNFTFPFVLKACSLLSPTPPIGPAIHGEIIRTGFEFDPYIRNSLIDMYSKYGCLESAFFLFERMTVRDIVTWNSMIAGCFRREDVERGRELFDRMPERNVVSWNTVVSGCAHNGQALEALRLFRRMQSEWIPPNEVTLLSVMSACAQAGAIEIGKWVHRYIERNNIKLDVYLSNCLIDMYSKGGSLQDARKVFDAMVERTVVSWNSMIAGLAMHGCGEDAVLLFEDMDRTGVEPNDITYIAILSACKHAGLIKEGRQYFKHMVEKHGITPKVEHYGCMVDLLGRGGCLIEAHELIKNMPIPPDAGIWGALLGACRTHGNLELAEHAVVCLLELEPWNAGNYVLLSNIYAARGLWDDVEEVRKKMKGKRVQKTPGSSSIEVESSIHEFMIGDRSHPRSKEIYEKLDELAMQLKLAGYVPETDSVLHDICEEEKENALNVHSEKLAIAFGLISTAPGMTLRVIKNLRVCKDCHSATKLISKIVSREIIVRDRIRFHHFRDGMCSCKDFW comes from the exons ATGCCTCCCCTTTCCCATTCTCCATTTGTCAACTCAAAGTATAGAGCCTTAGAAGAagatattttctctcttttatccGCCTCCACCAGCTTCACTCACATCCTGCAAATTCATGCTCGAATCTTCACCCTCGGACTTCATCAAAACAACTTCATAGCCACCAGACTCGTGAACCTCTGCTCCTCCACCTCTTCAGTCAACCATGCCTGCCTTACCTTCCACCACATCGCTAACCCTACTGTCGGTCTATGGAATGCTTTCATCAGAACACTCTCCCAGAAAAAACTCCCATTTGAAACCCTCAGTACATATACCCAGATGAAAAAAGCCCGAATCCCACCGGATAATTTTACTTTCCCCTTCGTTCTTAAGGCTTGTTCTCTCCTTTCCCCGACCCCGCCAATCGGCCCTGCTATCCATGGTGAGATTATTAGGACTGGGTTTGAATTTGATCCTTACATTCGGAACTCATTGATTGATATGTATTCAAAATATGGCTGTCTTGAGAGTGCATTCTTTTTGTTCGAAAGAATGACTGTGAGAGATATTGTTACTTGGAATAGCATGATTGCGGGGTGTTTCCGGAGAGAAGATGTGGAGAGGGGTAGGGAGCTTTTTGATAGGATGCCAGAGAGGAATGTGGTTAGCTGGAACACAGTGGTTTCGGGTTGTGCACATAATGGGCAAGCTTTGGAGGCATTGAGGCTTTTTAGGAGGATGCAGTCGGAATGGATCCCACCGAATGAAGTAACGCTTCTCAGCGTTATGTCTGCTTGTGCACAGGCAGGTGCAATTGAGATTGGCAAGTGGGTGCACCGATATATTGAGAGGAATAATATCAAGTTGGATGTGTACTTGAGTAATTGCTTGATAGATATGTACTCAAAAGGAGGGAGCTTGCAAGATGCTCGTAAGGTGTTCGATGCAATGGTAGAAAGGACTGTGGTTTCTTGGAACTCAATGATTGCTGGCTTGGCTATGCATGGATGTGGTGAGGATGCAGTTTTGCTGTTTGAGGATATGGACAGGACAGGTGTAGAACCTAATGACATTACTTATATCGCCATATTATCTGCTTGTAAGCATGCCGGATTAATTAAAGAAGGGCGGCAGTATTTCAAACATATGGTGGAAAAGCATGGGATCACACCTAAg GTTGAGCACTATGGCTGCATGGTTGATCTCCTTGGTCGTGGAGGTTGTTTAATTGAGGCTCATGAACTGATAAAAAATATGCCCATCCCGCCAGATGCTGGTATCTGGGGTGCCTTACTTGGTGCGTGTCGAACTCATGGGAATTTGGAGCTTGCGGAACATGCAGTGGTTTGCCTCCTTGAGTTGGAGCCATGGAATGCAGGCAATTACGTCCTTCTGTCTAATATTTATGCAGCAAGAGGTCTTTGGGATGATGTTGAAGAAGTgcggaagaagatgaaaggaaAGAGGGTCCAGAAAACTCCAGGGTCGAGTTCTATTGAGGTTGAGAGTTCAATTCACGAGTTTATGATTGGAGATAGGTCTCACCCTCGCTCAAAGGAGATATATGAGAAGTTGGATGAACTGGCAATGCAATTGAAGCTTGCAGGCTATGTACCAGAGACAGACTCCGTGTTGCATGATATCTgcgaggaagagaaagagaatgctCTAAATGTTCACAGTGAGAAGCTTGCCATTGCATTTGGGCTCATTAGCACAGCCCCAGGAATGACTTTAAGAGTCATCAAAAACCTGAGAGTATGTAAAGATTGTCATTCTGCCACTAAACTAATATCAAAAATTGTCAGCAGGGAAATAATTGTCAGAGACCGAATTCGATTTCACCATTTTAGGGATGGAATGTGTTCTTGTAAGGATTTTTGGTAA